One Channa argus isolate prfri chromosome 17, Channa argus male v1.0, whole genome shotgun sequence genomic window, atggagagaaaaacacaggttATCATTGGacatgtgatgttttttctttgcttacTGATATACAGATATTTTTATGAAGTGGAACAATTCAAAcatgcattttcaaattttcttttgcaACTGGAAGCGACAGAATCAAACTAAATGCATACTTAGTCTCTGTTGTGCACAGTGTTCCATCCTGGAGGGAGAAACTCAGTCAGACCATGACTGTGGAAACAACCTTCACTGTAAAGGATTTGTTTTAGTCTAAAACATGACTTGTATAAACCTCCAAAACTTGAAGCACTGTTCTTTGGCACCTTAGCAACACTGCTGGACCCAAGATACAAAAATCTTTGctttttatgttcatttacaGCCAAACAACGCAGTAAAATATCTGAAAGCAGAACGTGCTGCCGGAATGAGGAGCCCTGTGCCTACCCCATCAGCTTCTATGGGAAGAACATCTGAAGAAGAACAACCTGGACCTTCATCCCAAAGTGTACCATCAGCACCCAGTTCATGTAAGTGATTGTTAATTCTGTTCTTTTGTATTGTACTTTTCTTGCAAGTCGTTATCATGTGATTTGTAATTAATGACTAACAAAGGCATATTATATTGTTTCCTTAGATAACAAGCATTTCCAAACTGAACCTCAGTTATATGATGTCTcatgaaaacatacagaaactTCCTCTGGATATTTCTGACTTTGACTAAAAACTTAATGTGCCTGAACATTGAACTGAAGGCAGGTAAAGTTAAACTTTGTTTCTGGCTTTCAGGGAAATTGTTGCAGTTACAAATGTATTGGTATTCAcgtttattagtttatttttatttgcattggaacaacacaataaaaacagagaagaaaagtcaaatctgatacaattccacacagaacccaaaaaaTGGATtagacaaaattattggcacccttGACTTAATACTTGGTGGCACCCCTTTGGCATAAATAACTGAAATCGATCGTCTCCTttaaccatgaatgagtttcttccACCTTTCTACTGGAATTGtggaccactcttcttttgcaaactgctccaggtcattcaggTTTGAAggatttaattttacatttagtcatttagcagaagtgttatccaaagcgacttataaGTGAGGTACATGGCAAGCCAAATGCTAtctcccaactgctgttttgagatctctccacaggggttctatgggattcagatctggactcattgctggccatttcagaactgTCCAGCGCTTTGTTTGGAATAATTTCTTAGTGCTTTTTGAAGTGCGTTTTGGGtctttgtcctgctggaagacccatggCCTCTGGTGGAGACGCAGCTTTCTGATGCTGGCCACTATGTTGTGTcccaaaattctttggtaattATATGATTTCATGATACCGTTCACACAGTCATGGaatccagtgccagaagcagcaaagctgACTGgagggactgtgttcttttctttgaaggcctcatttctttttctgtaaacagtaccatgatgtcctttaccgaaaagctctacttttgtctcatctgtccacagtacgtTCTCCCAGAAGGTTTGTGCTTTTGTCACATAAGctttggcaaactccagtcttgctttttatgcctttgtgtcagcagtggtgtcctcctgggtctttcatccttttcattcagatggtgaCGGATAGCGCCAGCTGATGCTTttgtaccctgtgtctgcagatcagctcgAATTTGTTTGGCAGTTAATCAGGGTTCTTTAGCCACCATTCAAATAATCCTTCATTGTAATTCTACAATCGACAAgatgccaataattttgtcaagttcatttttgagttctgtgtgaatttttatcaagtttgactttttttctcagcttctttattttgttccagtgcaaacaaaaacaataagtattttaatacaaaaacatttggaatTGGAACCATTTTGTGAGAGaattgttgcattttctgacagaattgcaagggtgccaatatttttggccatgactgtatgaTCAGTGTGTGGAGCGGTTTTTATTCTGATGTGGCTCACTGAGTGTCAGCACAGAGGATGAAAATCCAGTTCTAGAGTCTGAACAACTTAAGATATAATGTGAATATAAACACTGAACTGAATGAACCTTCACCTgtagaaacaaaacacacacacgcacacacacacggtctgGTACATGTGGTTTAATGTGATCTCAGGTCAAATGTTTGTACACATGAGATGTGACCATAGAAATACAGGGTTTGAGTTTCTATTTGCATCAAATAAATTAAGAGAGTGAGTGGGAACAGTGGTCGACTGATGACAAGTCACAGAAATGTCACAGGTTTAAGTGCATGAAAAGCTGCTCACTGAGGTGTTTGGAGAACAAATTCTGATTCACATGGACATAAATGAACAAAGtttgacatttagaaaattGAAAGGCACAAAAACGAAAAGTGttgctgtattttaattatgaaggaaaaatattaaaacacgtTTGAGGGAAAATTAATCCGCAACTGTTTACTTTCTCAGAGTGCAGCAGGTTCCTTCATATGattctctgattggctgaagcCACATTCAGATGACTAAAAGGAACAGTCCAACATTTGGAACTTGTGAAGAGTCTGTGTTCAGCTGTTTACAGTGTAAGCAGAACACGTTTACTGGCTGCAGTTTGTTAAGTGTCTTCAGTGCTAAATGCTGCTAAAGCTGTAATTGGTCCATTAgaattttatttggtttttacacttttgtttctggaaaatataaaaaagcaaaaaaaaaaaaaaaaacgcgtAAAAATCAGATCAACTGAATTTTTGTTggctttgtgctaagctaagcaaGGCTAACTGGATGCACAGATGaaccatctgaaaaaaaaaaaacaggaaatgaggaTTTCTGTAAATGTTGGACTCCTGGTTTAACATCCAAATAGTAGCTGTGAATTCAGTTAGTTGGACTAAAATAAGTCAGCAGACAAAGTTTagtggttaaaaaaagacaaaagactgaCCGTTGGTATATGACGATTccataaaatctgaaaacatcCTGTACAAAAAGTGCTTTAACAAATGCTCCTAACATATTCTGATCATCTGTAGCTAAAATTTTATAAAGATATTTACATGTTTCTAGATATTTTTATACAAACTCTCAGTGGGGAAGGTTGTAAATATAGCGATGTTTTCTTAAAATCATAGTAAatttgtatatatactgtacatatgatCCTGTATTCATGAACAATTTTTTTCCGTTTTtattcctttcggcttatcctgtgagtgcagtttttatgccaaacgcccttcctgaccctccccaatttctaccgggcttggactggtactgcacagctgggaaggggaaatatttattcatgaaaatgctgtttgttttattatttcattaactTTACATTCAGACACCATCATGATCACGGCTCAAGGAGCTGACAGTTTTTCTACTCAATTCATAATAAAttagaaaatttaaaaataattttgattttcTCTTGAAATAAAACCGAAATTGTCATGTTAAGATGGTAATTATTGTCTGCTGTAAAACAGTTCAACAACCTGAGTTTTATTTGTATCTCTCCAGGTTGAATAATAACAAATTTAATGGTTCAGTTTCTTCAGCTCAGGTTCTGGAACTTTTCTCTGAGGTTTTTCACGGTGTTCTGCTGACCGGCCTCCGTCTTCTGTCCAGAGTTTGACCTGGTTTTCTGGGACTTGTCCTGATCGGTGGAGGTTGCTGATGTCTTGTCTGGCTCACTTTTAGACTTTGTTTCCTCCCTTTGTTTATACTCATCGGATTCCTGATAGGCCCGGCAGCGGTCGATGACGGCCATGATGGAGATCTTCTCCCTGCTGGTTGGTGAACGAATCTGAACATAGTTGCTGTCCCCATCTCCTTCATTTTTGGTTGTTTCTGCAGGATCAGGGTCTAGAAGCTTCTCTACCACTATGATCCTATGTTCTGGATCATTTGATAGCGGTGCCTCAGCTGAGACAAAGTAACCCTCATAGTTACTCTTAGCAACCTGGTCTTGGATGTTCTGCAGCTCAGTTCTTTGGGCTCCGCTCAGCCGAGCATCCAGAGAATTGGCTCGATGGAGCCGTATGCTGCGTTCCTCCCGGCTGATGTCTTGGCTGCTGTGGGTCTTGTATGAAGGAGCAGTGAGGTGGAGGCTGGAGGAGTAGCTAGAGTGCCTTCTCAGACCTCCATCAAACACCTGATCTGAGGTGGAGCGACTTCGGGTGACAGGACGCTTCTGGGATTGACCGTGGTCTGAGTATTTGGAGCGGAGTTCTCTGACATCAGGCCAGTTGAATCCCTCGAACGGAGGAGAAGGACTGAGTGGGCTGTGGGACCGGGCCAGACCTGGGAAGCCTGGGGCTCTGAGTCCACCAGTTGGTGACCGGTTGTGCTCTATGGGGCTCAGCGGTAAAGAGGTTGGCTTGTTATGAGAAACAAGTGGCAGAGTCAGTTTAGGTTTACctgtaaaacataaaaccagtcataaatttaaaacataactgtagaaatgtaaaaacttgtAAAACTTTGAGAACTTATTTTCCATAACTGGTCTGACTTTGTCATGCTTCGCTTTTTTTGACAACTGATAAAAACAGATCCTCAATCCAATcatcttcattttaaaatgtgatttctaCTCATTCTTACCCGTTTACCTGTTCATTATTGAGGAAggtgaaaaaatattaatgtagaacaagcaaagacaaaaacctgAAGTTAAAGAGGACCTTACTGTACCTGAACgctccttctcctccaccaCACAGGGTAAGGTCATTTTGTTGAGCAGGATTCCCTGATTTCTCTGTCGGACCACTGGAATGGTTGTTTTGATTCGCTGGCTGTACTGACGAGCCAGATGAAGGACTTTGCTCTTCGTCTTGTCTTCGTCTATTTGGTTACAAGTATCACAGGGTCTATCCCTTTCGGCCTCTGTTCTAAGCTGAGCAACCCGAGGAACTGGAACAACTGCCTCTTCCCCGAACACCTTTAGGGTGTCTTTCAGACTTCCTGTTCGACTCACTCCAGAAGATTTGGGCTTAAGGGGTGAAGGACTCGTGGATTCCTCTGTTATGGTGCTGAGATCCGACGCTCCACTTGTTCGGTCATCGTTCTTGTTCAGGGTCTTTGTTGGGCTTACATTGTTTGCTTTGGAGTTTCTCAAAGATTCTTTGGGTCGCCCTCTGTCTTCACTCTGGGCTCCATTGATCTCTCGTTCCATCGCTTGCCAGACCTTGatcatttctgatgaaggtCTGAACTCTTCATCCTCAGACAAATTATCCTTCAAGCTTTGAGATCTGGATCTGAGCCTTTCTCTTGAATCTTCTGAATCTTGGCTTCGCTGATCTGACTTCAAAGTGCTCAAAGAGTCACTACAGATAGTGTGACACTTGCTATCACTGAGTAAAGTTGGATGTGACACCAGTGAAGAAGGGTCAAGATTGAAGGGATTTGCTTGGACACTTTTGTTATTGGGAATGCCGTTAAATCTGCTGACAGAGCTCCTGACCAGACCAGTTGGGATGTATGTCAGGCTCTCTCTACGTTGGAGGGAGAAGATGGCATCCTGGTTCCCGGCATTCTCATAGTAATTCTTGATTTTTCCAATGAGCAGCTGGTCCTGCTTGGATAAGGTGGAATCCCTCCTCCGCCGAATGCCCCGATTGGCATCAAAGAGGCTGTCTTCCCGAGGAGAAAGCAGGGTCAAATCTGTTGTGCCAAAGTTCTCTGCTGAATCAGAGCAGATACTGTTGAGTCGCACAGGTCGGTCGGTGTATTCAGCGCTGAGGCTCAGGCTGCTGTTGGTCCGGCTGGGTAACCGCGGTGAAGCACAGTCAGAATCATCCTGAGCCACACTACCTCGTTTGATACTGTTGTTAAAGTGCTGGGCGATGACGCTGGCTTTGTCCAGAACAGAAGGAGGAAGGATGCTGGTAGCTTCACGGTCCTGCTCtgtttcctccttctcctcatcTTCAGAGGATTCTGCACTGCTCAAGGTCTTTGCATCTGAATCTGGTGTGGCTAAGGATGGTTCCTCTGTGGGTTCTGGATCTCCTTCAGGAATCAGTTCTAATGACCTTTCAGGAGATACTAAAATCCCGTGAGGGCTCAGGTCAGCAGAGGGTTCAAGTTTAGGGTTTTCTGTTTCTACAGATGCTACAAGCATCATCGCTTGAGGCACATTATCTATAAAGGGCTGGAAAAGAAGGACAAAAATTTAGAGCTGGGATAATTCTTTTAGAGCAATTTTCAGTTTGAATCAATGTAAATGGCTCCAATATTGCCCTACATGGTCTTCATTATTAActatgagaaagaaaatgtctaGTGTGGAGACAGAGGACACGTACCGAGGTTTAAAAGCTCAAAACTTATGAAAAGGAGCAAACCAACTAACTGACATGTAAAGCTTATAACTAGCAATCTGGTCTCCGGTCTGGTTTAATGCCCAGAGTGACCACAGACACAGGTCCTACAAAACTAGTCTGTCCATGGACAAGGCAGTTGTTTCGGTAAAAGGACACCACAGTGTTTAGTATATTTTACAGATAAGCACAAAACTAAGCTATGAGCTGCTGCGGTGACAAAGACAACACTTTTTCTAACTGATTTTTTAAACTGATCTCAATGGAGCTTCATTCATATTGATGACTGCATAAAGGAAGCATGTCTGATGGAATGGACAATAACTGTCAAAATCAAACAGTAGAAGTCCAAACCTGTGAATCATGCATTTTAATTTACCTGCTCAGATATTAGTTTAGTTCTTCCCAGCTGTTTTTCTTCAGGAAGTCGTCCATTTTCTTTGTCACAGGCACTGCCTACATCTGCTTCCTTCAACAACAGAACCAGATGTCAATAAACCTTCAAGAAATTTAAAAGTGTTTGAAGGTTTTACATCATCAAGTCAAGgcctaaaacaataaataaactgcaataTGACTGGATCAGTGTTATTCTTAGAAACTGTTCAataaaaatttagtttttttatttccttgatAATTTCTAAGAATGACACAGGAAaccagaaagttttttttttcaaatgtaaagtcTTAAAGTTCTgagttttacaaaataaattcctTTCACCTTTATTGTGAAAAGAATCTTAGAGATGGATTGAGCTTAAACAAACTGCTCCTTTATTACAGGTTAAACAACAAATCACCTTAAACTAATGTaagtaagaagaaaaaaaaaaacacaacaactccTGAGCAGCAGAttgacaacacaaacaaactaaagcATCAGACCCTGAAaccaaaaatggaaataatagaaaatagaaaCCACACCAGCAAAAACCACTGAGAGGCAGCAGCAAACATTTGGCTGATAGCTAAACACAACCTGCAGATGTTCGTGTTGTGTGGGCACGGAGAAGATAAATCAAAGAAAAGGCTGAAGAACcttcaataaaagcaaaaaggcCAACGTGTAAAATTGTTTGAAACATTAAAGGAACTGTTGAGCATTTTGGAAAGTTATTAGTCATCTTCTCCACATAGTCACATTTCCGCCTTTGTGCTAAGCTTAGTGGACATTTCTAGTTCTctgtccctgtccctgctgtGGTTTAGGGGTTAGTTCCACAAGTGAAGGTCATGCAGCAGAGAGCTGAGAGCTCCCAAGCAGCAGCTGGAGGTAAGGTATCGCTGAGCAAAGCAGGGTGGAGGGGGGCATGTTATCCATGTGTTACATAGGGTGGAGGGCAAGTTGAGGCCATGTTGGGGAATAAGAAGCCTGAGCTGGCAGCAGAAAACCTCACCGTCCCCATGGAGGAAAGAAAGGCCTGAACCCTGAGGTGCCAGCAGGAGATGGCAGCCAGCATCGAGCTGGTGAAGTCGTCTACCTGTTCATTCTCCAGCACAGCCTCCTCTGTCTCGCTGTCCTCAGTCTGATGAAGCTGAATTGGAGACAAACTCCTCAAATCCTGCTCTTCCTCGCTGCAGACCATTCGCTCCAGTAAGTCTTTCCTGCAGCCCTgcccatcctcctcctcatcttcctcagtAGGAAGGTCGACCTCAGCCTCGTCCAACCTGGATCccagtgtgctgctgctgatggtggTCTGCAGAGGGCACCTCTCATGTGGCAACACCCCCTCACTGTCTGAGAGCTGCAGGACGTCACGCACAGCTGatccagctgctgttttataCTTCTGTCTCTGTTCAGCTGCAGCCCCCTGCTCCTCAACTTTTACTATCTGCACTTTCTATATCATCCAGTTACCTGCAAGTATGTTTAAGAAGCTCCAGCACAACATGACCTGATGTTGTGACGCAGTGCTTCCCTGTTTCTATCCAACATCA contains:
- the plekhg3 gene encoding pleckstrin homology domain-containing family G member 3 isoform X5 — translated: MGYQKSLWRGLAGGGGGGDVTVVRCLCSEEEVRISFRSVGGNRRLRQVFIRRWFESHRLSTTSISSNERAPSATPSDSSDLLSSDRRPPSLISTLSSGSTSSRDDPPPLSSQTSYPDIDINVTSTGGTGDGKGLRPHPHRKGQSFVHNNNKEATPSRASSRLVQSPFIASTMAPNPQLTYLDRVVMEIIETERMYVRDLRMIVEDYLAHIIDQADLSIRPETVCALFGNIEDIYEFNSDLLQALDLSDNDPVAIARCFVMKSEYFEIYTQYCTNYPNSVAALTECMRNKSLAKFFRDRQGSLKRSLPLGSYLLKPVQRILKYHLLLQEIAKHFDPEEQGYEVVEEAIYTMTGVAWYINDMKRKHEHAVRLQEVQSLLLNWKGPDLTTYGELVLEGTFKVHRAKNERTLFLFDRMLLITKRRGEHFVYKAHISCSTLMLIESSKDSLSFSVTHYKHPKQPHTVQAKTVEEKKLWAHHIKRLILENHQAVIPQKAKEAILEMDSIYPPRYHYSPDRLKRTMISQSEESHRNARKGRRLSEATKKILEGSKVTETGTDVFNHVCSSSSAAADLPVERSDVTKEADVGSACDKENGRLPEEKQLGRTKLISEQPFIDNVPQAMMLVASVETENPKLEPSADLSPHGILVSPERSLELIPEGDPEPTEEPSLATPDSDAKTLSSAESSEDEEKEETEQDREATSILPPSVLDKASVIAQHFNNSIKRGSVAQDDSDCASPRLPSRTNSSLSLSAEYTDRPVRLNSICSDSAENFGTTDLTLLSPREDSLFDANRGIRRRRDSTLSKQDQLLIGKIKNYYENAGNQDAIFSLQRRESLTYIPTGLVRSSVSRFNGIPNNKSVQANPFNLDPSSLVSHPTLLSDSKCHTICSDSLSTLKSDQRSQDSEDSRERLRSRSQSLKDNLSEDEEFRPSSEMIKVWQAMEREINGAQSEDRGRPKESLRNSKANNVSPTKTLNKNDDRTSGASDLSTITEESTSPSPLKPKSSGVSRTGSLKDTLKVFGEEAVVPVPRVAQLRTEAERDRPCDTCNQIDEDKTKSKVLHLARQYSQRIKTTIPVVRQRNQGILLNKMTLPCVVEEKERSGKPKLTLPLVSHNKPTSLPLSPIEHNRSPTGGLRAPGFPGLARSHSPLSPSPPFEGFNWPDVRELRSKYSDHGQSQKRPVTRSRSTSDQVFDGGLRRHSSYSSSLHLTAPSYKTHSSQDISREERSIRLHRANSLDARLSGAQRTELQNIQDQVAKSNYEGYFVSAEAPLSNDPEHRIIVVEKLLDPDPAETTKNEGDGDSNYVQIRSPTSREKISIMAVIDRCRAYQESDEYKQREETKSKSEPDKTSATSTDQDKSQKTRSNSGQKTEAGQQNTVKNLREKFQNLS
- the plekhg3 gene encoding pleckstrin homology domain-containing family G member 3 isoform X6, translating into MGYQKSLWRGLAGGGGGGDVTVVRCLCSEEEVRISFRSVGGNRRLRQVFIRRWFESHRLSTTSISSNERAPSATPSDSSDLLSSDRRPPSLISTLSSGSTSSRDDPPPLSSQTSYPDIDINVTSTGGTGDGKGLRPHPHRKGQSFVHNNNKEATPSRASSRLVQSPFIASTMAPNPQLTYLDRVVMEIIETERMYVRDLRMIVEDYLAHIIDQADLSIRPETVCALFGNIEDIYEFNSDLLQALDLSDNDPVAIARCFVMKSEYFEIYTQYCTNYPNSVAALTECMRNKSLAKFFRDRQGSLKRSLPLGSYLLKPVQRILKYHLLLQEIAKHFDPEEQGYEVVEEAIYTMTGVAWYINDMKRKHEHAVRLQEVQSLLLNWKGPDLTTYGELVLEGTFKVHRAKNERTLFLFDRMLLITKRRGEHFVYKAHISCSTLMLIESSKDSLSFSVTHYKHPKQPHTVQAKTVEEKKLWAHHIKRLILENHQAVIPQKAKEAILEMDSIYPPRYHYSPDRLKRTMISQSEESHRNARKGRRLSEATKKILEGSKDVTKEADVGSACDKENGRLPEEKQLGRTKLISEQPFIDNVPQAMMLVASVETENPKLEPSADLSPHGILVSPERSLELIPEGDPEPTEEPSLATPDSDAKTLSSAESSEDEEKEETEQDREATSILPPSVLDKASVIAQHFNNSIKRGSVAQDDSDCASPRLPSRTNSSLSLSAEYTDRPVRLNSICSDSAENFGTTDLTLLSPREDSLFDANRGIRRRRDSTLSKQDQLLIGKIKNYYENAGNQDAIFSLQRRESLTYIPTGLVRSSVSRFNGIPNNKSVQANPFNLDPSSLVSHPTLLSDSKCHTICSDSLSTLKSDQRSQDSEDSRERLRSRSQSLKDNLSEDEEFRPSSEMIKVWQAMEREINGAQSEDRGRPKESLRNSKANNVSPTKTLNKNDDRTSGASDLSTITEESTSPSPLKPKSSGVSRTGSLKDTLKVFGEEAVVPVPRVAQLRTEAERDRPCDTCNQIDEDKTKSKVLHLARQYSQRIKTTIPVVRQRNQGILLNKMTLPCVVEEKERSGKPKLTLPLVSHNKPTSLPLSPIEHNRSPTGGLRAPGFPGLARSHSPLSPSPPFEGFNWPDVRELRSKYSDHGQSQKRPVTRSRSTSDQVFDGGLRRHSSYSSSLHLTAPSYKTHSSQDISREERSIRLHRANSLDARLSGAQRTELQNIQDQVAKSNYEGYFVSAEAPLSNDPEHRIIVVEKLLDPDPAETTKNEGDGDSNYVQIRSPTSREKISIMAVIDRCRAYQESDEYKQREETKSKSEPDKTSATSTDQDKSQKTRSNSGQKTEAGQQNTVKNLREKFQNLS